A window of the Bacillales bacterium genome harbors these coding sequences:
- a CDS encoding nitronate monooxygenase produces the protein MWETNRLKRLVRTTYPLIQAGMAGGPTTPELVAAVSEAGGLGTLGAGYMKPEDLRKDIRSVRKLTDRPFAVNLFIPEPIDVDEAKIAASAERLAAYRQKLGVTETEAGAVQTDGPPFEQQLAVLLEERVPVFSCTFGVPSAETVSRLKENGTVVIGTATTVAEAIELERGGADAIVAQGSEAGGHRGTFAAPYGEAMVGTMALVPQIVDRVSVPVAAAGGIMDARTAAAAFVLGAEGVQMGTAFLTCEESGTRMPHRAALLKRDETSTVVTKAFSGKPARGIRNAFIEEMAPYEDDLPAYPIQNSLTKGIRKAAAERNLPDYMSLWAGQGYTLSREGTAQELVESVVSGVERIFRNGSRR, from the coding sequence ATGTGGGAAACTAACCGCTTAAAGCGACTTGTACGTACAACTTATCCGCTCATCCAAGCTGGAATGGCCGGCGGTCCGACAACGCCGGAGCTCGTGGCCGCCGTTTCCGAGGCCGGCGGACTCGGCACGTTGGGCGCGGGTTACATGAAGCCGGAAGATTTGCGGAAGGACATTCGATCCGTCCGCAAGCTGACCGATCGCCCGTTCGCGGTCAACTTGTTCATTCCCGAGCCAATTGACGTCGACGAAGCGAAAATCGCGGCAAGCGCGGAGCGGTTGGCCGCTTATCGACAGAAGCTTGGAGTTACGGAGACAGAGGCTGGCGCGGTTCAAACGGACGGTCCGCCGTTTGAACAGCAGCTGGCCGTCCTTCTCGAAGAGCGTGTGCCGGTCTTCAGCTGCACGTTCGGCGTTCCGTCTGCAGAGACGGTCAGCCGACTGAAAGAAAACGGCACGGTCGTGATCGGAACGGCGACAACCGTCGCCGAGGCGATTGAGCTTGAGCGAGGCGGAGCGGATGCGATCGTCGCGCAAGGGAGCGAAGCAGGCGGGCACCGGGGCACGTTCGCGGCGCCGTACGGGGAGGCGATGGTCGGAACGATGGCACTCGTTCCGCAAATCGTCGACCGTGTAAGCGTGCCGGTAGCGGCCGCAGGCGGCATCATGGATGCGCGCACGGCTGCGGCGGCGTTCGTGCTCGGGGCGGAAGGCGTGCAGATGGGGACGGCTTTCCTCACGTGTGAGGAAAGCGGGACGCGAATGCCGCATCGCGCGGCATTGTTGAAGCGAGACGAGACAAGCACGGTTGTGACGAAGGCGTTTTCCGGGAAACCGGCGCGCGGCATCCGAAACGCGTTTATTGAAGAAATGGCGCCGTATGAGGATGATCTGCCTGCTTATCCGATTCAGAACAGCTTGACGAAAGGGATTCGTAAAGCGGCTGCGGAGCGGAATCTGCCGGATTATATGTCGCTGTGGGCGGGTCAAGGTTATACATTGAGCCGGGAAGGCACGGCGCAAGAGCTGGTGGAATCGGTTGTGAGCGGAGTTGAACGTATATTCAGGAACGGGAGTCGACGATGA